The following coding sequences lie in one Alphaproteobacteria bacterium genomic window:
- a CDS encoding tetratricopeptide repeat protein, whose product MNRFRSIFLVVFVLFFTMNQQTFSNPTEIQSIIEKAKPDRRSPWEVSGSILRFNEYFISTLKSECGFRAFGYTSKEVAINAMLDALKDKSTLVNTLRAERLRQFIDNDHDNPVNFSSAESYLNNIKKTKHELSYQPNENVYDKKKGIQKIIEKPSYTLIDAFASLNNKNLYIYEVDLSKNKTLFLSHSYIINNNAESLYLLRKGFHYNKLVLINDLPSNNVAQNLETQYHQELRNHHIEKLKNSYAVKSQRNQPYSNHNLSNGVNSLKVVAKINNNNFCEQNSKKNKEIKTTKTWKVLNKTDRQFSEYSFSNEYTDSIYKGLGYGSQKEAINALLDVLNNPDNKFEKNKRDEIKKYISNEMLKNSNLLDYTKINNIDYYTETKNQFDFLTTIKKNKVNISFSCNTDKNGVFTPEKSQYGLMSALALLKDRNLYIYKKHDNQHIRLIHFYQIDPKKFSIYLIDNNTHFNKLVPTNDKEGLKKAQEIEDKLNPITQKKTSSGVIGIDNNTQSQDHIIHNNNYIPNVTEIRSRSNNIMNEIQRVDLTEKEILNFLNDDSPRAKIRGFDFKTSCQKIYDYYTFVDVNSDNNDSKFEDDCALAILFLSKNFVPSSMTKKEFCEDLLSKLNFIIKVTGSDAKTNKYRHYARIYKARIYIALEKYQKAWVELIDLYFQKTSYTKCYHLDIAELIIDHQFTPKNTTRDQALAFAKSLLRTTGSRPNSTRKSHIRSVNISTIFHPNYRNDIESRQKEYQLSKKIEAEENIISDDSSSDDSSSGFSSDESDVENPFIEVSNDSMNKANPIVSNNLKRKRPISSERLSKHPKINESDEIQNNNNIVYENNDENIEEEIEYVEETFSDKYLGSLKNKSRQALLRGNYYTARNLNKALKFYTEGIKKYPSADLYRALGNHYYYQFKNYVQAKEIYKEGIQKCPSSALYCLLGDLYHYELKDFKQAKKICEEGIEKYPSSGVYRALGNLYYYELKDFKQAEEIYEKGIKLYPSADLYRALGNLYCYELKDFKQAKKTYEEGIEKYPSSGLYAALGNLYRHGLKDFNQAEKIYKEGIQKYPSSDLYRALGELNYYQLKGSEYALEQAITEYQNGINLYPSSDLYRALGDLYCYELKNYEQAKEIYEEGIQKYPSASLYCSLGNLYCYKLKNYEQAKEIYEEGIQKYPSSDLYRALGDLHRYELKDFEEAKKLYKEGIQKYPSADLYRVLGNLYKHELKDFEEAKKIYQVGINLYPSSDLYRSLGDLYHYELKDFEEAKKLYREGIKLYSSSDLYRALGDLYCYELKDFEEATKIYQKGINLYPSSDLYRALGNLYCRKLKDYKQAEKAYEEGAQKYPSADIYRALGDLYCYDLAQHEKNPILKKEYQIKAFEAYLNAFNYNDPKINTKIEKPLKFLYKELMQISRNERIDVLPFFANLYVCLGCAYYFDLTDQEEDLDLKKEYQQKALAVFKKAFAFGDAAINAKIQEHIDFLEKALQKK is encoded by the coding sequence ATGAATCGATTTAGATCAATATTTCTTGTTGTTTTTGTTTTATTTTTTACTATGAATCAGCAAACATTTTCAAATCCGACTGAAATTCAAAGTATTATTGAAAAAGCAAAACCAGATAGACGATCTCCTTGGGAAGTTAGTGGTTCAATATTACGTTTCAATGAATATTTTATTTCTACTTTAAAATCTGAGTGTGGATTTAGGGCTTTTGGTTATACTTCTAAAGAAGTAGCCATTAATGCGATGCTCGATGCGCTTAAAGATAAAAGCACTTTAGTAAATACTTTACGAGCTGAAAGATTGCGTCAATTTATTGACAATGATCATGATAACCCAGTAAATTTTTCTTCTGCTGAAAGTTATTTAAATAATATTAAAAAAACTAAACATGAGCTCTCTTATCAACCAAATGAAAATGTATATGATAAGAAAAAGGGAATTCAAAAAATCATAGAGAAACCTTCTTACACATTGATTGATGCTTTTGCATCATTGAATAATAAAAATCTTTATATTTATGAAGTGGATCTAAGTAAAAATAAAACTCTTTTTTTAAGTCATTCTTACATTATTAATAACAATGCAGAAAGTTTATATCTTCTGCGTAAAGGTTTTCACTATAATAAATTGGTATTAATTAATGATTTACCTTCAAATAATGTTGCTCAAAATCTAGAAACGCAATATCATCAAGAATTAAGAAATCATCATATAGAAAAATTAAAAAATTCTTATGCGGTAAAAAGTCAGCGGAATCAGCCTTATTCAAATCATAATTTGTCTAATGGCGTAAATTCTTTAAAAGTTGTTGCTAAGATAAATAATAATAATTTTTGCGAACAAAATTCAAAAAAAAATAAAGAAATAAAAACCACAAAAACATGGAAAGTTTTAAATAAAACTGATCGTCAATTTTCCGAATATTCTTTTTCTAACGAATATACTGATTCAATATACAAAGGCTTGGGTTATGGATCGCAAAAAGAAGCTATTAACGCTTTGCTGGATGTATTAAACAACCCTGATAATAAATTTGAAAAAAACAAAAGAGACGAAATAAAAAAATATATATCCAATGAAATGCTTAAAAATAGTAATTTATTAGATTATACTAAAATTAACAATATTGATTATTACACGGAAACAAAAAATCAATTTGATTTTTTAACGACTATAAAAAAAAACAAAGTAAACATATCTTTTTCATGCAATACTGATAAAAATGGTGTATTTACACCTGAAAAATCTCAATATGGATTGATGAGTGCTTTAGCTTTATTAAAGGATAGAAATCTATATATATACAAAAAACATGATAATCAGCATATTCGCTTAATTCATTTTTATCAAATAGATCCCAAAAAGTTTTCTATCTATTTAATCGATAATAATACGCATTTCAATAAACTTGTACCAACAAATGATAAAGAAGGTTTAAAAAAAGCCCAAGAAATTGAAGATAAGCTTAATCCCATTACGCAGAAAAAGACTTCTTCCGGTGTTATTGGTATTGATAATAACACTCAATCACAAGATCACATTATTCATAACAACAATTATATACCGAATGTTACTGAAATTAGATCGCGTTCAAACAATATTATGAATGAAATTCAGCGCGTTGATTTAACAGAAAAAGAAATTTTAAATTTTTTAAACGATGATTCTCCGCGGGCTAAAATTCGTGGTTTTGATTTTAAAACTTCGTGTCAAAAAATTTATGATTATTATACCTTTGTTGACGTTAATTCAGACAATAATGATTCAAAATTTGAAGATGATTGCGCTTTAGCTATTTTGTTTTTAAGTAAAAATTTTGTACCTTCTTCAATGACAAAAAAAGAATTTTGTGAAGATTTATTGTCTAAATTGAATTTTATTATTAAGGTAACGGGGTCAGATGCCAAAACTAATAAATACAGACATTATGCACGTATTTATAAAGCACGTATTTATATTGCCTTAGAAAAATATCAAAAAGCATGGGTCGAATTAATTGATCTCTATTTTCAAAAAACATCTTATACGAAATGTTATCACCTTGATATAGCTGAATTAATTATTGATCACCAATTTACACCCAAAAATACTACCCGTGATCAAGCGCTTGCATTTGCAAAATCTTTGTTAAGAACGACAGGATCACGACCAAATAGTACAAGAAAATCGCATATTCGATCTGTCAATATATCAACTATATTTCATCCAAATTATCGAAACGATATAGAATCAAGACAAAAAGAATATCAATTAAGTAAAAAAATTGAAGCTGAAGAAAATATAATTTCGGATGATTCATCTTCAGACGATTCGTCTTCAGGTTTTTCAAGTGACGAAAGTGATGTTGAAAATCCTTTTATAGAAGTATCTAATGATTCCATGAATAAAGCAAATCCTATTGTTTCTAATAATTTAAAACGAAAAAGACCAATATCATCAGAACGCTTATCAAAACACCCAAAAATAAATGAATCCGATGAAATTCAAAACAACAATAACATTGTCTATGAAAATAATGATGAGAATATTGAAGAAGAAATAGAATATGTTGAAGAAACATTTTCAGACAAATATTTAGGTAGTTTAAAAAATAAATCAAGACAAGCTCTTTTGCGCGGCAATTATTATACTGCTCGCAATCTAAATAAAGCACTAAAATTTTACACAGAGGGGATCAAAAAATATCCATCAGCAGATCTGTATCGTGCTTTAGGCAATCATTATTATTATCAATTTAAAAACTATGTTCAAGCGAAAGAAATCTACAAAGAGGGTATTCAAAAATGTCCATCCTCAGCTCTGTATTGTCTTTTGGGGGATCTTTATCATTATGAACTGAAAGACTTTAAACAAGCGAAAAAAATCTGTGAAGAGGGAATAGAAAAATATCCATCTTCAGGTGTTTATCGTGCTTTAGGGAATCTTTATTATTATGAACTGAAAGACTTTAAACAAGCGGAAGAAATCTATGAAAAGGGCATTAAATTATACCCATCCGCCGATTTATATCGTGCCTTAGGGAATCTTTATTGTTATGAATTGAAAGACTTTAAACAAGCGAAAAAAACCTATGAAGAGGGGATAGAAAAATATCCATCTTCAGGTCTTTATGCTGCTTTAGGTAATCTTTATCGCCATGGATTGAAAGACTTTAATCAAGCAGAAAAAATCTATAAAGAGGGTATTCAAAAATATCCATCCTCAGATCTTTATCGTGCTTTAGGTGAGCTTAATTATTATCAACTGAAAGGCTCTGAATATGCATTAGAACAAGCAATAACAGAATATCAAAATGGTATTAATTTATATCCCTCCTCAGATCTTTATCGTGCATTAGGCGATCTTTATTGTTATGAACTAAAAAATTATGAACAAGCAAAAGAAATCTATGAAGAGGGCATTCAAAAATATCCATCCGCCAGTCTTTATTGTTCTTTAGGTAATCTTTACTGTTATAAATTAAAAAATTATGAACAAGCAAAAGAGATCTATGAAGAGGGTATTCAAAAATATCCATCCTCAGATCTTTACCGTGCTTTGGGGGATCTTCATCGTTATGAACTAAAAGACTTTGAAGAAGCGAAAAAACTCTATAAAGAGGGTATTCAAAAATATCCATCCGCTGATCTATATCGTGTATTAGGCAATCTTTATAAGCATGAACTGAAAGACTTTGAAGAAGCAAAAAAAATCTATCAGGTAGGTATTAATTTATACCCATCGTCAGATCTGTATCGTTCTTTAGGTGATCTTTATCATTATGAACTGAAAGATTTTGAAGAAGCGAAAAAACTCTATAGGGAAGGTATTAAATTGTACTCATCCTCAGATCTTTATCGTGCTTTGGGGGATCTTTATTGTTATGAACTGAAAGACTTTGAAGAGGCGACAAAAATATATCAAAAGGGTATTAATTTATACCCATCGTCAGATCTGTATCGTGCTTTAGGGAATCTTTATTGTCGTAAATTAAAAGATTACAAACAAGCAGAAAAAGCCTATGAAGAGGGTGCTCAAAAATATCCATCCGCTGATATATATCGTGCATTAGGCGATCTTTATTGTTATGATTTAGCACAACATGAGAAAAATCCTATTTTAAAAAAAGAATATCAAATAAAAGCATTTGAGGCTTATTTGAATGCTTTTAATTATAATGATCCAAAAATAAATACAAAAATAGAAAAACCGCTAAAGTTTTTGTATAAAGAATTAATGCAAATATCACGTAATGAGCGTATTGATGTTTTACCATTTTTTGCAAATCTATATGTCTGTCTTGGGTGTGCCTATTATTTTGATTTGACCGATCAAGAAGAAGATCTGGATCTAAAAAAAGAATATCAACAAAAAGCACTTGCAGTATTTAAAAAAGCTTTTGCTTTTGGGGATGCTGCGATCAATGCGAAAATACAAGAACACATTGATTTTTTGGAAAAAGCGCTTCAAAAAAAATAA